The Siniperca chuatsi isolate FFG_IHB_CAS linkage group LG2, ASM2008510v1, whole genome shotgun sequence genome window below encodes:
- the LOC122884571 gene encoding potassium voltage-gated channel subfamily A member 10 yields the protein MEVPLVNFENMDDVGINLGDPSDSGYPTSPTSEAPDQNLLTRRLTSPHQSPHRGRRGHQFGQEGLSPSTPPTLTTKANSSSGSLISNLKLLINSESPTDSVFSKMAKDSYENEDLFEKHCMEEKDEKVVINISGLMFETQLSTLNKFPETLLGDPIKRISYFDPMKNEYFFDRNRPSFDGILYYYQSGGRIRRPANVPLDVFANEIVFYELGHEAMEQFREDEGFIKEPEVLLPTNELKRQFWLLFEYPESSSAAKSVALVSVFVIVISIFIFCLETLPEFRDDNDFLPGLTQIINGTQDSSPHPATKDLMAYVTDPFFIVETICIIWFCFEVGVRFVVCPSKSDFFNNIMNVIDIVSIIPYFVTLGTELATTPDDDMNSGQNMSLAILRIIRLVRVFRIFKLSRHSKGLQILGQTLKASMRELGLLIFFLFIGVILFSSAIYFAEVDEPQTQFVSIPDGFWWAVVTMTTVGYGDMCPITMGGKMVGTLCAIAGVLTIALPVPVIVSNFNYFYHRETEQEEKQIMDAAAEAAQKMSAANKYGSTPSLNKSNGTWQNEKNGMH from the coding sequence ATGGAGGTGCCGCTGGTTAATTTTGAGAACATGGATGATGTCGGCATCAACCTGGGAGACCCGAGTGACTCCGGGTACCCGACTTCACCCACCTCAGAGGCCCCCGATCAGAATCTTTTAACGCGCCGTTTGACTTCTCCTCACCAGTCGCCACACAGAGGACGACGTGGACATCAGTTTGGTCAAGAAGGGTTGTCACCGTCCACTCCTCCGACTCTGACCACTAAAGCAAACTCCAGTAGTGGCAGTTTGATCTCTAATCTGAAGCTCCTGATCAACAGTGAGTCTCCAACTGACAGCGTCTTCAGTAAGATGGCGAAGGATAGCTATGAGAATGAAGATTTGTTTGAAAAGCACTGCATGGAAGAAAAAGACGAGAAAGTTGTCATCAATATTTCGGGCCTGATGTTCGAGACCCAGCTCAGCACTCTGAATAAGTTTCCAGAGACGCTGCTCGGCGACCCCATAAAGAGGATAAGCTACTTCGACCCGATGAAAAACGAGTACTTTTTTGACAGAAACCGCCCGTCTTTTGATGGTATTCTGTACTACTATCAGTCAGGGGGAAGAATCCGCAGACCGGCCAATGTTCCCTTAGATGTTTTTGCTAATGAAATTGTTTTCTACGAGTTGGGTCATGAAGCGATGGAGCAGTTCCGCGAAGACGAAGGGTTTATCAAAGAGCCAGAGGTCCTTTTGCCCACCAACGAACTCAAACGACAATTCTGGCTCCTGTTTGAATACCCAGAAAGCTCCAGTGCAGCCAAATCTGTAGCTctggtttctgtgtttgtcattgtcatttccATCTTCATCTTCTGCCTAGAGACTCTGCCAGAGTTCAGGGATGACAATGACTTTCTCCCGGGTTTAACCCAAATCATCAACGGGACCCAAGACAGTTCTCCTCATCCCGCCACTAAAGACCTAATGGCATATGTCACAGACCCCTTTTTCATTGTGGAGACTATTTGCATCATTTGGTTCTGCTTTGAAGTCGGTGTCCGTTTTGTGGTGTGCCCGAGCAAAAGTGATTTCTTCAATAACATCATGAATGTCATTGACATAGTTTCTATTATTCCCTACTTCGTAACCTTGGGAACAGAGTTGGCTACCACCCCTGATGATGATATGAACTCTGGTCAGAACATGTCCCTGGCAATCCTAAGAATCATCCGCCTAGTGAGagttttcagaatttttaaGCTCTCCCGACACTCGAAAGGGCTTCAGATCTTGGGGCAGACCTTGAAAGCCAGTATGAGGGAACTTGGGCTGCTCATCTTCTTCCTTTTTATAGGAGTCATCCTATTCTCAAGTGCCATCTACTTTGCAGAAGTGGATGAGCCCCAGACGCAGTTTGTTAGCATCCCTGACGGCTTCTGGTGGGCTGTGGTGACAATGACCACTGTGGGATACGGAGACATGTGCCCCATCACAATGGGAGGCAAAATGGTTGGCACCCTCTGTGCCATTGCTGGTGTCCTGACCATTGCCTTGCCCGTCCCTGTCATCGTCTCCAACTTTAACTATTTTTACCACCGCGAAACTgagcaggaggagaaacagaTTATGGATGCAGCTGCAGAGGCTGCCCAGAAAATGTCAGCTGCAAACAAGTATGGAAGTACACCTTCACTAAACAAAAGTAACGGCACCTGGCAGAATGAGAAAAATGGCATGCACTGA